GCGTGCCAAGCGTGTTGCACCTCGAACGGAAACATGGCCCTAAAAAGAATTGGAGAAAAATGGCCATTTCCGCTCGCAAGAAAAAAATCGAGCTTAAACTCGGTAATGATCTGCCCTCTGATGGCAGGATCTTCGCCTGGTTTACTCCTCAGGCAGTGATTCTCCAGCCGAGTTTCAAGATCACTGTTCGGGGCAATACGGTACGTCCGTATGAAGAAGTAACCATCCCACGAATGAGCGGTCAGCATGACCTCACCATCTGCGGCGTCAAGTACGGCGCTCGCGCCAACTAAGGCGCATCATATTTCGAGAAACCCCTCGAAAAAAACGGCCCGAGCAATGTCTCCGGTCGTTTTTCATTTTACTTCCTCCCAAGAAAAAAATAATAATCCGCCACGGTACGACCAATGAGAAATATTTTTGTAATTTGTATATCATGGAGACCGCTTTTTTTCAAAAGTTTCTTCAACTCTCTCTGATTATACGCTCGTAAATGTTCTGGATGTCTCCCAATAGTTTTCTTCCCCCAATCACCCGATGCTGTCGGCACGTGTCCTATTATCATACCCCGATCCTTTACCACACGCATCGTTTCCTTCATCAACATTTCTGGGTCAAGAACATGTTCCAGAATAAAAGTCAGAATCGCATAATCAAATATCTCTTCCTTATATGGCGTGTGTTCAGCCCATCCAATAAACACTTTCAATCCTTTTTCGGACGCCTTCTCTCCTAAGCTTGGGCAAATCTCACTTCCATACACCTGACATTGTTTCTGTTTGATAAGGAGACGCCCGATTCCACCAGAATTACAACCAACATCATAAACAAGTGAATTTTTCTTCACACTTGATAAAATATTTTTTACTCTGATATACTCCGGGGAACTTTTTTCATAATATCCGAGTGCATCCGCATCTTCATATTGATGATAGAGTTTGATGTATTGCTCTCTATCCAGAGTAAGGTCGATAGGTTTTTTTATCATCTCATTTTGGAGAAGCATCTTACGATCGTGTATTTTTATCTCTGATACACCAAAATTTCGAACTCTTTTTCGTTCAACAACGCTCATATGCCACCTACCGTTCTGAAAATAATATTCACATTCTATATTTTGACAAGACCTATTTTCTATCTTTTCTTTTATGAAAACTTTACTTCCTCCATAAGTAGTTTTTTTGAATTTTTTATGAACTGGATATTTCCGTATTTGTGAAAAAGTGAGATACCGTTCCATACGCTCATCGTTTAATATACAATTTCAGTACCAATAGACTCACCAAGCAAAGCTTTGGTTATATTTCCTTCTATAAGACCACTAAAGATTCTCACCTGAGAATCAGAACAAATATTTTGTATACAATATATTTTTTCAATCATGCCTCCTGAATGATCGATTCCCTTCAAACGATTTGAAACAAATGTTTCCATTTGTGAATCACTCGTAGAAAATACTGGAAGAGGATGTATTTTTTTCTGAATATCTTCAGAAGAACCATAGATTCCATCAACATCAGACATAAAAAGAAGTTTCTCTGCATGGAGATCTCGTGAAAGCAAACAAGCCAACGCATCCCCTGAAAAAATTCTACTCCCTTTCTCACTATCAAGTATTAAATCCCCATGCAATACCGGAACGATATCTAATGATAATGCTGTACGAATAGCATCAAGAAATACTTTAGGAGTATTTTTTTGAAACGAAACAGTAATAGCGCTCGTTTGTATTGGCCATGCCGGAATACCAGCATCTTGCAAAGATTTTGTTACTCTGTTATTCAGTTCATTCATGGCAAGATGAATTTTTGCAGCAGCTATTTTGTCTTGTTTCGTAGAAATAATGCCAGTTTTCAATGTATCGACAAGACCATATCTATCAAGCAATGGGTGTGTCATACCTCCACCGCCATGCACAATAATCAAAGATGATTTTTCCTTGTGCATACCAAGAGAGATTTCGATCGCCATTCTTCTGAGGAAATTTCGCCTGAGACGTGCTTGACTTTGATCTTTATATGTTATACAACTACCACCAATTTTCAATATTGTCAGATGTGAATTCTTCATTCCTTATAAAGAAATTGGATGTTTCTTAATTTTTTGGTTCTACCCAAGCTCCCTTTTCTTTAATAAGTGCCACCAGAGCATCTACTGCTTCAGTTTCTGGGACATCACGACGAACAAGTTCTTTTTTGTAGTAGAGGTTGACCATCTTTGGCCGACCACCGACATAAGCGAAATCTGAATCAGCCATTTCCCCAAGTCCATTCACGACACAACCCATCACAGCAATACGCACACCAACGAGCTGTTTCGTACGTTCCTTGATCATATTGGTTATCGGCTCGAGATCGAAAAGTGTACGCCCGCATGACGGACAAGAAATAATTTCTGTTTTCGTAATACGTCTGCTCGTCGCCTGAAGAATACTATAACAAACATCCAACTCCGTTTCTTGTTTTTCTGTAAGCGAAACTCGAATAGTATCTCCGACACCTTCCATAAGTGCCGTACCGATACCAAGTATCGATTTGGCGCGACCTTCCTCGCCGTTCCCCGCATGTGTCACGCCCAGATGGATCGGGTAATCCATACTTTCTTTCTCCAGTGTCGACACCAGCAAACGATTGGCTTCGATCATGACCAATGGGTCAGAAGATTTCATGGCCACAACAATATCATCGAAACCGTACTTATGAAAAATACGTAAATACTCCATTGATGATTCCACCATACCTACAGGAGTATCACCATAACGAGACATAATTCGATCAGAAAGAGAGCCATGATTTGAGCCTATACGAAGGGCCTTTTTTGACTTTTTAGTGGCTTCGATAAAAGGAATAAGACTCTTTTCGATACGCTCCAATTCTTTCTGATAACTTTCATCGGTAAATTCAAAATTTCTAAAAATTTTTCCATCAAGAAAGTTCCCTGGATTGAGACGTACCTTATCAGCCCACTTGAGTGCTTCGAATGCTGCTGCTGGCAAGAAATGAACATCAGCAATGAGCGGAATATTTATACCGTCCTTAAGCAACATCTCACGAATTGGTCCGAGCGCCTGTGCGTGTTTGGGTGTCGGAGTGGTCAATCGAATGAGTTCTGCGCCCGCTTTCACACATGCCTTGATCTGAGCAACTGTAGCAGAAATATCGAGTGTATCCGTATTCGTCATGGTCTGTACTCGGACAGGATTTTCTCCACCGATACCGATTCCCCCAACATTGACAACGCGTGTCTTCCTTCGTGGCTTGAGAGCTTTAAAAGAATTCATACAAATATTGTTAAAAAATATTTCTAAAGAATCGTAAATGCTGCAACGCCGTCCCCTGCTTGTGGCTTCATCACACGCACACCCTGAGTCACTCGTCCGAGGAGCGGTACACTCTTAAATGGAATACGAATAATTGTTCCTTTTTCAGAAGTCAGAATGAGATCATCTTCAATATTTTCCATACTCACAATTTTAGCTCCGACGAGCTTGCCTGTTTTCGGCGTAACTTTCATCGTTTTGATTCCTGATCCACCACGTTTTTGAACTTTATACGATTTTAATTCACTTCGTTTACCATATCCGTGTTGAGAAAGAATAAGGAGTTCAAGTCCTTTTTCCCCTTTTGGAAGAATATCCATACCAACGATCTTATCGATATTTTTGAGCTTCATGCCTTTGACACCAGAAGCATTACGTCCCATCGGTCGAACATCCGTTTCTTTGAACCGAATAGCTTGACCATCATTGGTTGTGAGTACAATATCATCAGAACCGGTAGTCGGACTCACCCAACCGAGAGTATCGCCTTTTTCAAGTCCGATAGCGATAAGTCCGCTTCGACGAACGTTTTCGAAATCTTCCAATTTTGTTTTCTTGATTGTTCCTTTTTCTGTCGCCATAAAAAGGTATTTGAACGCATCATTGTTATTGAAGGCGATCATGGCAGTAATCTTCTCTTCTTGAGCAATTTGCAAGAAATTGACAATTGCTTGACCTTTGGAAGTGCGAGTTGATTCGGGTATTTCATACGCTTTCGTCTGAAATACTTTGCCTGTATTTGTGAAGAACATCAAATTATCATGCATTTCTATAGACAAGACATGTGCGATGCGGTCTTCTTCTTTGGTCGTCGCTCCGATAACACCCTTTCCGCCACGCTTTTGGACACGATAGACACCAGGATTCATTCGTTTGATATATCCATCTTCTGTGAGTGTGATGATTGCCTCATCATTTGGGATGAGATCTTCTTGCTTGAATTCCGTCACGCCAGTCTTGATGACTTTTGTTCTTCTTTCGTCGCCAAATCTGTCTCTCACTTCGATAAGCTCACTCTTCACCAAACCAAGAATCTTCTTACGATGCTTGAGCAAGTCTTCGAGATAAGCAATCATCTTCATTTTTTCTCCCAATTCGTCTTCTATCTTCTTCCGTTCCAAGCCTGCGAGTGTCTGAAGTCTCATTTCCAAAATAGCCGTTGCCTGCAAATCAGAAAGCTTGAATTTCTTCATCAAATTCACATGGGCCTCTTCTTTCGTCGGAGATTTTCTGATGGTTTCGATAACAGCATCAATAAAGTCCAGCGCTTTTTTCAATCCTTCGAGGATGTGTGCTCGTTCTTTGTTTTTCTTCAGATCATATTCTGTGCGACGCACCACAACTATTTCTCGGTGCTTGATATAGTGTTCGAGAATAGACTTGAGTGTAAGAATCTGCGGATCAACACCATCTACCAGTGCGAGCATATTCACATTGAAATTCTTTTGCAGGTCGGTCATTTGATACAGCTTGTTCAATACTTTCTGAGGAAAAGCATCTTTTTTCAGATCAATAACAATTCGAACTCCGTTTCTATCTGATTCATCGCGCAAATCTTTGATACCTTGAATTTTGTCGTCTTTGACGAGATCGGCAATTTTGATAATGAGTGATGATTTGTTGGTCGCATAAGTCATCTCCGTCACAATAATCTGAAACTGACCAGTTTTATTCTCCACTATTTCCACTTTGGCTCGACTCAGTATTGGTCCTTTGCCAGTTACATAAGCTTCACGAATATCTTTGACATTGTAAATAATTCCTCCTGTTGGAAAATCAGGTCCCTTGATAAATTGCATCAGATCATCAATGGTCGCTTCTGGAAATTCAATTAAATGACAAATACCGTCCACCAATTCATTCAGATTATGTGGAGGAATGTTTGTTGCCATACCAACAGCAATGCCGACCGTACCATTCAAAAGCAGTTGTGGAAGTTTCGCAGGGAGAACAAGAGGCTCTTCATGCATACCATCGAAGTTTGGGATGAAATCCACGGTATCTTTATCAATATCAACGAGCATTTCCTCTGCAATTGCCTTGAGCTTGGCTTCTGTGTAACGATAGGCGGCAGCGCTATCACCGTCCATCGATCCAAAGTTACCTTGTCCCCATACCAGTGGATATCGGAGTGAAAAATCTTGTGCCAAACGCACCATAGTGTCATACACAGCGGTATCACCGTGTGGATGATATTTTCCGAGCACCTCTCCGACAACTGTTGCTGATTTACGAAATTTCGAAGTCGATCGAAGACCGCTCGACCACATAGAGTACAAAATACGGCGATGCACCGGCTTGAGTCCATCTCTCACATCAGGCAAGGCACGAGCAACGATCACGCTCATTGCATAATCGAGATACGATTGCTTGACCTCATCAGTGATTGAACGCTGTTCTATTTTTCCATCGTGAAAAGCTTTTTCTTCCATAAATCGATTATTTTCAGCTTGATTATATATCAAATATACCTTTCTTCGTCTACGAATCCTTATCTTATCTCAATATCACACAAAATAATTATGGATTTGTCGATGTTTCAGTTTCTGTATTTTGTGTATCTTTACGAAATTGTTCATTGAAATAATCTGATTGATCTGAAGCAGAGTCAGGGAGGATCGGGGTAGCCTTTTGCAAAAGACTGTTCAAAGAAGGTTGCTCTTCTTTGGAAGAATCTGCTTTTTCATCGTTCGAAGACTGAGGAACGCTTTTTCTTAAATTCTGGACACTTTCTTCGAGAGAAAGAAGCCAGATACTCACGACAAAAAACATCGAGACGAAAAGGGAGAGAAATACATATCGCATTCGAACTTGTTCCGGCTTTTGACGAATTTCTTCAATTTTTTTCCAAACGTTCAATGGCATATCCTCTTCATTATTCAAATAACTCTTCCTTACATCCCTTTTTCAAAAAGAACAATTTCCATTTTCTTCTCATCGAGATCTTTCTTCTTTATATTCAATTTGGCAATTTTTTCTGATGGACAATTTCCAATAGCATCGCAAAAGGATTTCTCTGTATCAAGATCAAGTGTTAGTCCAGGTATTTTATAGTGCATAGGGATAACCAGTTTCGGTTCTATTTTACGAACTAATTCAGAAGCAGTTTTAGTATCCAGTGTATCTATGCCTCCTACAGGAACAAACAAAATATCAACTCCGTTTAATTTTTCCAACGTCTCTCCGGCAATATCAGAACCAAGAGCACCAAGATACCCGATGTGAATATCTTCACTCTCAAAAATAAAGACTGTGTTTTGACCTCTCTCGCTCCCTGCATTTCCATCACGATACGAAAGAAATCCGAGTGCAGATACACCTTTTACAGCGTATTCCCCTGGAGCATCCAAAACCACTACTTCTTCTTTCAGTGTATCAACCGTTTCCTCTTTTTTCCCATGAGACAAGAAAACAATGTCGACTTGACCCTGAGGAGAACGGAGTCCTGCTCCTTTTTGTAACGGATCAGTCCAGATTATAACATCTTCTGTCGCACGACCTGCAGGCTTTGTACTAATTTTAAAACAAAAATCGCCGTAATACTGTATATTCATAATTTGAGATAAATAAACTTTCAAAAAAACCGAATACTCTCGGATGTTGCCCAGTATATCACAGTTCTTTTTGCTCTGTCCATGAGAAACCCTCTTTTCGAAGAAAGTTGTGCTTACTCCTTGCCAAAAGAGACTTTTTCCTATAGGATAAAAAGTATAGAAAGTAATCGGTGTCTTGTTAAAGATTAACACAACTGAATACAAGGATGCTTCAATCTTTGACTTCTCGAGTCGTTTTTCTCAAACACCCAGACACATTGGTGTTTTTTGCTTTTTAATAGCCATTTGCTCAATTTAATTTTTTATCGCGAGAGAGCAACTCGCACTCATTTTTAGTATATTATGACAAAAAGTACACAATCTGCAGAAGTCATCGAGAATCCATCTGCTATGGACACTCTCTTTGCAAAACATGTTATAGAGATCCCTGAAATAGGGTCAGTTATTCAAGGAACGGTCATTTTTGTGGCATCCAGCTATGCCTTGATCGATCTCGGTTCTGTCGGAACTGGTATTGTTCTCGGAAAAGAAATGCGCGATGGCCTTGGACCAGAAGGAAAACTCAAAGTTGGCACAACAATCACTGCCACGCTCATGGATTATGAGAATGAGGATGGTTACATAGAACTCTCCATTCGTGAAGCTTCTTACGAAAAATCTTGGGATGATATCGAACACAAACTCACGAATCGTGAAGTACTAACTACCAAAGTCATTGAAGCAAACAAAGGCGGACTCATGATCGAAATCAACGGTATTCCTGGATTTCTCCCTGTTTCCCAGCTCTCGAGCGAGCACTATCCTCGTGTAGAAGATGGAGACAAAAACAAGATCTTGGATCTTTTGAAGAAACTGATCGGACAAGAAGTGCACGTACGTATCTTGGATGCTGATCGTGAAAACGAAAAACTCATTGCGAGCGAAAAGGCTGCGCAGAGCGAAAAAGAACGAGAACTCATCAATCTTCTCCGTGTTGGCGAAGTGGTCAGCGGTGAAGTGAGTGGTGTTGTTGATTTCGGTGCTTTCGTCAAATTCACACCTGCTACCAAAGAAGGAGAGAAGAAATCTGTAGAGAAGCTCGAAGGTCTCGTTCATATTTCTGAACTCGCTTGGCAACTTATCGATGATCCACGTGAAGTAATCAAGACTGGTGATCACGTAGAAGCCAAAATCATCGGCATTGAAGATACTCGCATCTCCCTTTCTATGAAGGCATTGAAAGAAGATCCTTGGACAGCCGTTCTTGAAAAATACAAGATTGGCGATATCGTTCCTGGAAAAGTCGATAAAATCAATCATTTTGGTGCATTCGTCTATCTGAACAAAGATATTCATGGATTAGCTCATGTCAGTGAATTTTCTGAGGTCTATCCTGGAAAGAAAATTGAGGAGGTATTCAAAGAAAATGAAACATACTCTTGGAAAATCCTTTCTATCGAACCAAAAAGTCATCGTATGGGACTTCTTCCCGTCAATGAGAATGCTCCAAAAGAGAAATCAATGAAAAAAGAAGAGGAAGTCAAAGAAGAAGTAGAGAAGAAAAAAGCATAAGCTTTATAAAAACGCCCTGCTCATCCAGGGCGTTTTTGTACAAGAAACTCAAGAAATATGAAAAATGTTTTTATTATCTCTGGTCCGGCAGGGTCAGGGAAAGATGCGATTATCAATGGATTGGAAAAACTTATCCCATTGTCACGCGTCATTACGACAACCACTCGTCGTCCTCGTCATAATGAAACCGATGGGAATCCCTATCATTTTCTTTCACGAGAACAATTCCTTCAAAATATAGCGGAAAAAAAATTTATTGAATATTCTGTCAATGAGAACGACGAGCTCTATGGCGTCACCTTTGAAGAACTTGATCGCGTAGATCGATCAGGGGCAATCGGTATATGGAAAATGGACTGGAAAGGAGTGATTTCTGCAAAGAAACTTTTTCCAAACATCATTGCAATTTTCATACACGCACCAATGAATATTCTCGAAGCTCGTCTCCGCAAACGTGATAGTGCACAAACAAACAAAAACTATTTCGAGGATCGTATGAACTATACCAAAGAATGGCTTAAGCATACAGATATTTATGATTACACCATCGAAAATGAACAGGGAGAGCTCGATCAATCTATCGAACAAGTCGCTTCCATCATCGAGGATTGTACCAAAAAAATCGTCTAAAGATGCTCTCTCTCCTTTCGTGCGTCGTTTTTTGAGACGTGTCCAAAACACAGCGTCCACATTTGATCTTTGGGAAGAAGGCGAAAGCTTTATTATCGGAGTTTCCGGAGGACCAGATAGCCTCTGTCTCCTAGATGCGATGACACTTCTTCAAAAAAAAATGCACTTCTCTTTTCATATTGCTCATGTAAACTACCATTTACGAGGAAAAGATTCGAATAACGATGAACTTCTCGTACGAGAAACGGCAGAAAAATATTCTCTTCCTCTCACCTGTTTTTCTTGTGACACACATTCTTTTCGCCATTCAGAAGAAACGATGCGCGACCTGAGATATGCCTTCTTCGAAAAAACACGCATTGATCAAAAAGCTGGGAAGATTCTTATTGCTCATAACCAAAATGATCAAGCAGAAACGCTTCTTATGAGACTTTTACGAGGTTCTGGATTATCAGGACTTTCCTCTATGAAGGCGAAAAATGGTCATATTATTCGGCCACTCATCGAAATGAGTCGTGATGATATTATGCGATACTTACAAGAACGTAACATTTCTTTCCGAGAAGATACCAGCAACAAAGATGTTTTATATTTCCGTAATCAAATTCGTCATATTCTTATTCCTTTTCTGGAACAACGCTTTCAACCAAAAATACGGCCGATTCTTGCAGAGACAGCACTTCTTCTTGGTGAAGATTATGCTCTCCTCGAACATATTTCCACTTCTTTTGTCGTAAAAGAAACCCCTACCTCAAAAGAATTTTCTTGTCGTGATTTCCTTTCTCTCCCTCCTGCTCTTATGACACGCGAATTACGTTCTCTCGTTCGTCCATTGCTCGAGGGGAAAAATCCTTCTAAAAAGCTCTTAGGGGAACTCCTTAAAGTACTCAAAAGTACCAAAAACAAGACTCAGACCGTAACATTTCAAGGGTTGAAATTTATACGAAAAGGTGATACAGTAAGACTACTCAATTTTTGAGAATACGATCATTATATCATCATTATTTAATTGTTATTGAAAATATCTTTATGGAAAAAATGTTTAAGAATCTTTTTACTGTTATTCTCCTTTTTTTGCTTGTTTCTGGAATTATCATTCTTTCTCAATCGCCAGAAAAAAAGCCTGCTGAAATATCACTCAGTGAACTCGTGACAGAAATCAATCAGGATCAGGTAAAATCTGTTTCTATACAAAACAACACTCTCTCGATTGAACTTCAGGATGGATCCAAACAGAAAGCGAGTAAAGAAGGAGAATCTTCCCTCTCAGAAACACTGATGAATTATGGCATCAATACGGAAAAGCTAAAAAATATCACTATTACCGTCAAAGAAGATTCTGGTTGGTCATTGTGGCTCTCTGCGCTTCTCCCCTTTCTTATTCCTTTTCTGCTTATTGGAGCCTTCATCTGGTTTATGATGCGTCAAGCTCAGCGTGGTAATGCTCAGGCTCTTTCTTTCGGTACGAGTCGTGCTCGCATGACTGACCCAAAAGACAAAAAGAAACGAACCACCTTCGCCGATGTTGCTGGGGCAGAAGAAACGAAGAATGAGCTTGAAGAAGTAGTAGAATTCTTGAAATTCCCAAAAAAGTTTCTTAGCATGGGAGCAAAAATACCGAAAGGAGTCCTTTTGCTTGGTCCTCCAGGAACAGGAAAGACACTCATGGCAAAGGCAGTAGCTGGTGAGGCTGGTGTTCCTTTTTTCAATATCAGCGGTTCTGAATTCGTTGAAATGTTCGTTGGTGTTGGTGCGAGCCGTGTGAGAGATCTTTTCAAACAAGCTAAGAAAAATGCACCTTCTATTGTGTTTATTGACGAAATAGATGCTGTTGGTCGTCACCGTGGAGCTGGTCTCGGAGGTGGTCATGATGAACGTGAGCAAACTCTCAATCAAATCTTGGTAGAAATGGATGGTTTTGAAACAAACACGAGCGTCATTGTTATCGCTGCTACCAACCGTCCTGATGTACTTGATCCAGCCTTGCTTCGTCCTGGACGTTTTGATCGTCGTGTTACTATGGATCTTCCTGATATCAACGAACGCGAACAAATTCTTGTTATTCATACAAAGAATAAGCCTATTGAAAAAAACGTTTCTTTGCGTGTTATAGCTGAGCGTACTTCTGGTTTTTCTGGAGCTGATCTCGCCAATCTCGTCAACGAAGGTGCTATCCTTGCCACTCGTCGGAACAAGAAAACTATTGATATGTCAGAACTGACAGAATCTATCGAAAAAGTTATTCTTGGACCAGAGCGTCGCAGCCGTGTCATCAATAAAGAAGAAAAAGAAATTGTCGCCTACCACGAAAGCGGTCACGCATTGGTAGGGGCGAGTCTCAAATACGCAGATCCCGTGCAGAAAGTCTCCATCATTTCTCGTGGTCATGCGGGTGGGTATACGTTGGCAGTCCCTTCTGAAGACAAAAGCCTTCATTCTCATGATTATTTTCTCGATGAGCTCGCGATGCTTCTCGGTGGATATGCCAGTGAGAAACTTATTTTCAACAACACTACTACTGGTCCGTCGAGTGATCTCGAACGAGCAACACATATGGCACGAAATATGGTTACCCGTTACGGGATGAGCCGTCTCGGTGCTCGCACTTTCGGTAAGAAAGATGAACTTGTTTTTCTCGGTCGCGAAATGCACGAAGAAAGAGATTATTCAGAGAAAACAGCCCAAGACATCGATAATGAAGTCTCCACTCTTATAAACACCGCTCTCGAACGAGCAACTCAGATCTTAAATGACCGACGGGTCACTTTAGACATACTCGCAAAAACATTGCTTGAGAAAGAAATTCTTGAGAAAGAAGCCTTCGA
This DNA window, taken from Candidatus Moraniibacteriota bacterium, encodes the following:
- a CDS encoding isopentenyl phosphate kinase; the encoded protein is MKNSHLTILKIGGSCITYKDQSQARLRRNFLRRMAIEISLGMHKEKSSLIIVHGGGGMTHPLLDRYGLVDTLKTGIISTKQDKIAAAKIHLAMNELNNRVTKSLQDAGIPAWPIQTSAITVSFQKNTPKVFLDAIRTALSLDIVPVLHGDLILDSEKGSRIFSGDALACLLSRDLHAEKLLFMSDVDGIYGSSEDIQKKIHPLPVFSTSDSQMETFVSNRLKGIDHSGGMIEKIYCIQNICSDSQVRIFSGLIEGNITKALLGESIGTEIVY
- a CDS encoding MBL fold metallo-hydrolase, which encodes MNIQYYGDFCFKISTKPAGRATEDVIIWTDPLQKGAGLRSPQGQVDIVFLSHGKKEETVDTLKEEVVVLDAPGEYAVKGVSALGFLSYRDGNAGSERGQNTVFIFESEDIHIGYLGALGSDIAGETLEKLNGVDILFVPVGGIDTLDTKTASELVRKIEPKLVIPMHYKIPGLTLDLDTEKSFCDAIGNCPSEKIAKLNIKKKDLDEKKMEIVLFEKGM
- the tilS gene encoding tRNA lysidine(34) synthetase TilS, producing the protein MITPSKMNRESSINLSNKSLPSSRIVPKKSSKDALSPFVRRFLRRVQNTASTFDLWEEGESFIIGVSGGPDSLCLLDAMTLLQKKMHFSFHIAHVNYHLRGKDSNNDELLVRETAEKYSLPLTCFSCDTHSFRHSEETMRDLRYAFFEKTRIDQKAGKILIAHNQNDQAETLLMRLLRGSGLSGLSSMKAKNGHIIRPLIEMSRDDIMRYLQERNISFREDTSNKDVLYFRNQIRHILIPFLEQRFQPKIRPILAETALLLGEDYALLEHISTSFVVKETPTSKEFSCRDFLSLPPALMTRELRSLVRPLLEGKNPSKKLLGELLKVLKSTKNKTQTVTFQGLKFIRKGDTVRLLNF
- the ispG gene encoding (E)-4-hydroxy-3-methylbut-2-enyl-diphosphate synthase; this translates as MNSFKALKPRRKTRVVNVGGIGIGGENPVRVQTMTNTDTLDISATVAQIKACVKAGAELIRLTTPTPKHAQALGPIREMLLKDGINIPLIADVHFLPAAAFEALKWADKVRLNPGNFLDGKIFRNFEFTDESYQKELERIEKSLIPFIEATKKSKKALRIGSNHGSLSDRIMSRYGDTPVGMVESSMEYLRIFHKYGFDDIVVAMKSSDPLVMIEANRLLVSTLEKESMDYPIHLGVTHAGNGEEGRAKSILGIGTALMEGVGDTIRVSLTEKQETELDVCYSILQATSRRITKTEIISCPSCGRTLFDLEPITNMIKERTKQLVGVRIAVMGCVVNGLGEMADSDFAYVGGRPKMVNLYYKKELVRRDVPETEAVDALVALIKEKGAWVEPKN
- a CDS encoding class I SAM-dependent methyltransferase, whose amino-acid sequence is MSVVERKRVRNFGVSEIKIHDRKMLLQNEMIKKPIDLTLDREQYIKLYHQYEDADALGYYEKSSPEYIRVKNILSSVKKNSLVYDVGCNSGGIGRLLIKQKQCQVYGSEICPSLGEKASEKGLKVFIGWAEHTPYKEEIFDYAILTFILEHVLDPEMLMKETMRVVKDRGMIIGHVPTASGDWGKKTIGRHPEHLRAYNQRELKKLLKKSGLHDIQITKIFLIGRTVADYYFFLGRK
- the gyrA gene encoding DNA gyrase subunit A, coding for MEEKAFHDGKIEQRSITDEVKQSYLDYAMSVIVARALPDVRDGLKPVHRRILYSMWSSGLRSTSKFRKSATVVGEVLGKYHPHGDTAVYDTMVRLAQDFSLRYPLVWGQGNFGSMDGDSAAAYRYTEAKLKAIAEEMLVDIDKDTVDFIPNFDGMHEEPLVLPAKLPQLLLNGTVGIAVGMATNIPPHNLNELVDGICHLIEFPEATIDDLMQFIKGPDFPTGGIIYNVKDIREAYVTGKGPILSRAKVEIVENKTGQFQIIVTEMTYATNKSSLIIKIADLVKDDKIQGIKDLRDESDRNGVRIVIDLKKDAFPQKVLNKLYQMTDLQKNFNVNMLALVDGVDPQILTLKSILEHYIKHREIVVVRRTEYDLKKNKERAHILEGLKKALDFIDAVIETIRKSPTKEEAHVNLMKKFKLSDLQATAILEMRLQTLAGLERKKIEDELGEKMKMIAYLEDLLKHRKKILGLVKSELIEVRDRFGDERRTKVIKTGVTEFKQEDLIPNDEAIITLTEDGYIKRMNPGVYRVQKRGGKGVIGATTKEEDRIAHVLSIEMHDNLMFFTNTGKVFQTKAYEIPESTRTSKGQAIVNFLQIAQEEKITAMIAFNNNDAFKYLFMATEKGTIKKTKLEDFENVRRSGLIAIGLEKGDTLGWVSPTTGSDDIVLTTNDGQAIRFKETDVRPMGRNASGVKGMKLKNIDKIVGMDILPKGEKGLELLILSQHGYGKRSELKSYKVQKRGGSGIKTMKVTPKTGKLVGAKIVSMENIEDDLILTSEKGTIIRIPFKSVPLLGRVTQGVRVMKPQAGDGVAAFTIL
- the ftsH gene encoding ATP-dependent zinc metalloprotease FtsH; this encodes MEKMFKNLFTVILLFLLVSGIIILSQSPEKKPAEISLSELVTEINQDQVKSVSIQNNTLSIELQDGSKQKASKEGESSLSETLMNYGINTEKLKNITITVKEDSGWSLWLSALLPFLIPFLLIGAFIWFMMRQAQRGNAQALSFGTSRARMTDPKDKKKRTTFADVAGAEETKNELEEVVEFLKFPKKFLSMGAKIPKGVLLLGPPGTGKTLMAKAVAGEAGVPFFNISGSEFVEMFVGVGASRVRDLFKQAKKNAPSIVFIDEIDAVGRHRGAGLGGGHDEREQTLNQILVEMDGFETNTSVIVIAATNRPDVLDPALLRPGRFDRRVTMDLPDINEREQILVIHTKNKPIEKNVSLRVIAERTSGFSGADLANLVNEGAILATRRNKKTIDMSELTESIEKVILGPERRSRVINKEEKEIVAYHESGHALVGASLKYADPVQKVSIISRGHAGGYTLAVPSEDKSLHSHDYFLDELAMLLGGYASEKLIFNNTTTGPSSDLERATHMARNMVTRYGMSRLGARTFGKKDELVFLGREMHEERDYSEKTAQDIDNEVSTLINTALERATQILNDRRVTLDILAKTLLEKEILEKEAFDAIVGENPAKKIVSA
- a CDS encoding S1 RNA-binding domain-containing protein, whose protein sequence is MTKSTQSAEVIENPSAMDTLFAKHVIEIPEIGSVIQGTVIFVASSYALIDLGSVGTGIVLGKEMRDGLGPEGKLKVGTTITATLMDYENEDGYIELSIREASYEKSWDDIEHKLTNREVLTTKVIEANKGGLMIEINGIPGFLPVSQLSSEHYPRVEDGDKNKILDLLKKLIGQEVHVRILDADRENEKLIASEKAAQSEKERELINLLRVGEVVSGEVSGVVDFGAFVKFTPATKEGEKKSVEKLEGLVHISELAWQLIDDPREVIKTGDHVEAKIIGIEDTRISLSMKALKEDPWTAVLEKYKIGDIVPGKVDKINHFGAFVYLNKDIHGLAHVSEFSEVYPGKKIEEVFKENETYSWKILSIEPKSHRMGLLPVNENAPKEKSMKKEEEVKEEVEKKKA